One Streptobacillus ratti genomic window carries:
- a CDS encoding phage tail protein I, with translation MILLENLSLLDLAAKSTLNDENTKNIYKSIDYALHKRYETYIKKFYLNLDNLTDSELDYLLWENSLDYLDENLDRKNKIELLHNALLLHFNKGTVGAVKAICNILFGNADVLEWFEYGGLAGHFKIYTEYSQITENSYDKVLRTVNEYKNVRSLLEAIIFIRSSIFKLNAKIYSECKKVNFISMRDFNLPYLNEKLNVSILGLTKKQNYIGIRK, from the coding sequence ATGATATTATTAGAGAATTTAAGTTTATTAGATTTAGCTGCTAAATCAACATTAAATGATGAAAACACTAAAAATATCTACAAATCAATTGATTATGCCTTACATAAAAGATATGAAACATATATAAAAAAATTTTACTTGAATTTAGATAATTTAACAGATAGTGAATTAGATTATTTACTTTGGGAAAATAGTTTAGATTATTTAGATGAAAATTTAGACAGGAAAAATAAAATTGAATTATTACATAATGCTTTATTATTGCATTTTAATAAAGGTACTGTTGGAGCTGTTAAAGCAATTTGCAATATATTATTCGGTAATGCTGATGTTCTTGAATGGTTTGAATATGGTGGACTTGCCGGACATTTTAAGATATATACAGAATATTCACAAATAACAGAAAATTCATATGATAAAGTTCTAAGAACAGTAAATGAATATAAAAATGTTAGAAGTTTATTGGAAGCAATAATATTTATTAGAAGCTCTATTTTTAAATTAAATGCTAAAATTTATTCAGAGTGTAAAAAAGTAAATTTTATTAGTATGAGAGATTTTAATTTACCATATTTAAATGAAAAATTGAATGTATCTATTTTAGGATTAACTAAAAAACAAAATTATATAGGAATAAGAAAATAG